AACCAATTCAATACAATATTTCCAAGCATTGTCATGttcaacttcattaaaaaaagttgaagtcCACATGTCGTCCAACTAAATACATGAACATTTGAGCAAAAAGGATTGAGAACAATATTCTTTCCCAGTATGGAtagaaaccatatttttattcagTTTTGCTAACCTAATAGTGTTAATCAACTTTTAtattagttattaaaaaaaaaaaaatcaaagatctaCGTTAACAATGTAAAATAGTGGTAGGGTAAAAGTGTTGTTTATAATATTACTTTATTCTTTATATGAAGCGGGTATTTGTAATTGGGCTTTCATCGTAGTCattatattttgaaacaaaatcacaaaaagtgtCCCATTTAAGaatccgtttgaaaaaaatgaaaattcaaagtGTAACAAACGAGTGGGTGCGCACGATTTCAAATATCAAACTATTTAACTACGTTtctaaaaatcatgttttacAGTTTTTGTCTAATACTTTACtgcgttttgaaattattattctttCATATCACACATTTCGAAACCGCTAAAGCAAAccaacacttaaaaaaaagaaattgctacTAAATTGATCCTCATTTATAGGTTGTTTTCTAATCCAATGCCAAGAAGCTTTATGATcctctataaatatatatagttgtataGTTGTATATGAGGTAGCCAGGCAGGCTATGGTTagtttaaaaaaccaaaaagaaaaggcagaCAGGTTTCCAGGTTATGGGCCTCGTTATGAGTAATGAAGACTGTGCTGCATCACTGTGACCTTTTAACAAACACTTTCCAGGTGTGATATGGGGAGCACGCTTGGAgggttgtattttgtttgtgtttagAGCAAATAGAATTGAAAAATCTGCTCCTAgggtttttgtttctaatgccCCCACCCACCCCCCCCCTTGGCCTTTGGAGTTACATCAGAAGATacgttttattttcttgttaggTTGAATCCGACATGCATCCATGTATTGTCTAATTAGTTGGCTTTGTTGCTCAAAAGTGGACAAATGTGTAACTGAGTTGATTGGACAAGTTTTGGATGGTGATGGCTGAGACCCTTCAATTCCTTTGGGTCCACTTCACTTGCAAGTCTCTATTCTAGGGTTGAGATTAAGACGGGTTAATTGCGGGGGTTGCAGGATCTATTTGATTTGATGTCGGGAATAGACAAGTTTTGTAACTCATTTTCTTAAGCTGTTCAAATTTTTGGGTGTTATTTGGACAGTCTAATAGCGAGAGAGATTCTTATCTATGTTTTTATGCATAAGTAGaagtttataaattttaaaaaatgaacataTATTAAAAGCATCATGGCTTTTAGGCCCTAGACAGACTTACTGGGATGTGGAGTGGGTCAGGATTTATTTGTTCGATGTTATGAATAGACATGTTTCagaatcctttttttttatactacagATGACATAAATACAAATGTggttttaagtgttttatgaCACTTTTATTGTTGTGCTATTTGTTAacgcttatttatttatttatttattctctaaaagccgatcaaaaaaaaaatccttaaaatcACCAACAAATGAGCCCAAAGCTTTTGGTCCCTTTGAGGTTTTAAGTATTACCAAacgattaaaaaaattaaaaaataaaataaacaagttttttttttttttttaatatatatatatatatatatatatatatatatgttgatgccTTTACATACTTGTGTGGTGTCTACAAAATATGAGGGCAATTGGTGTAGGGGTGGTTGCGGTTTTGTAGTCAACTAAATTTGAAACCCAAAGATCTCTCTCTATTTGTGAGACAACTGTCGCAATCTAGGGCATTGATATGATGCAGAATCATGAATGTGAAGAGATCAGGGCCATCCATTTTGTGTGTGGTGTCACATGGAAGCATGTGCTCCTTTAGTCGTACTAAAAGAGTGTTTTGGACTGATGTTGAAAGAGCCAAATCCAGTTTGATTTTAAGTCAACTCAACAGTCCTTTGGTGGATTGAGATGTTATCTTTATTACATCAATGATTTCAGGGGTGAATATACTCCAGTATTATCATTCACACCCAATAATTGGTGTGCTTCTTCATCCGCCATGCTCTTTATCGCTGATGACGGGTTTTGTTTGATAAcgctttttgattttttatttaaatgaaattattaatatatactCATAGCATaagattatttttcttttatgtcacaccagaacaaaaaataaaaatgccctctaaaaaaatattaacaagtGGAGGTATATTGGAGAGAATGAAAATCAATGATAAATTTGTTTTGTACAAAAAAATAACGAGACCaagaacaataacaaataataaaaaaaaaaaacaactaggacaagatttttcttcaaactactGTGTACATTAAATCTTAAAATACGTAAAAATATATGCGAGAATCATATACACTAAATACAAtggttaatttaataaataaaaagtttctcTGATTCCGTctggagaaaaaaatttgagcaaGAACATCAAAATCTTCTCGGGCAAACTTTTTGCTAAGCTCCCATCCATAAGGGAAAAGAATAAGATGTTAAAGTAaatatgcttcttctttttttcttctatttcgTTTAAGCAAAGTTTTCTTGAGAAAAGTTCTTTAATTTAACCTATTAAATTGATACTTGttattaaaatatgtgattattaaatgcatttttaatttttacatgttCTAAAGACACACGTCAGTTTAATACTTTGTCATTATTTTTCCCAATTGGTGCTCTTGATTACTTCAATATCTACTATTCTTTTCATGACATCCTATAAAAGTTAGTCATATATTAAGtagtcaaattataaaaatgctCACAGGTGTTAAATCTTAGGGTTCTCTGACTTAGAGCATTTCTAGCAATAATTACTATTTTAGCTGCTCAAAAtacacattttatttttttttatcttaactACTAGTTTTTCAATATAAACTTCAACAGATTATCGTCATAactctctactttctttaaatattatttttttcaatgtatttttttattgtggaaGTTGATAGAGTGGGAGATAGGggagagaaaaatattaaaaaaaaaaaaaaaaaacttcaatgcACTATAGTTCACTATATCAAAATAGACGAAAATAATGTATTTTAAAGTATTTGCTAGATGACTAAAATGACtcataataactaaatatagaTGTACGAAGAGTTTGCTAGACATGCTCTTACAATACCTGAAAATTTAGGTATAAAAATACTCATTGAAAAACACTGCTccccacttttttctttttttttttttttttcatgagtcaTCAACAAAAACCTACATTTATTTCTCAAGAGcttttagtatataaaaagTTGTGCGAAACAAAAATGAGTTTGTTCAATAATAACCCTAAAcagcatttctctaaaaatatcTAAAACTACTTTGGTAAGAAGTTGTAAAATGAGActttttttatagataaaaattatatttcttaacGCAGtctcaaacaaactctaaacTTGTGAAAAGAGTGTATTCAATGAGAGCGACAAAGAatgcaaattatatatatatttttaaaatttgcatttattGGTAATAAAAGTAGCTTTAAGCCCTAATGGTGGGGCAGTTCTAGGAATTGAATGATAGAACTAAAGTTGCTCTATTACCATGTAATGGCTTTAGGGTCATAGAACATAGATTAAAAGGTGAATCATTTAATGTGGTGTGCTTAACCCTACGTGCTTAGCTTAATTAGGCAGTCATGATTATGAAACACCAACCTATTTGTTTTGACTTAACactaaaataaaacacacaaccTTACTGACATGATGCCAATTATGCATAGATTGTTTGggattatgttttaatttttccacgtcttttttcatttcataaCGTATAGCTCATTTTGGtcccaagagatagctcaatcggctgtaaaccacgtctcatgaaacagagatcactagttcgaattttcccttcccctttcaaaaaaaaaacatataactCGTTTTGATTCTTAGAACTCACGTTTGATATTTCTAGAGATTAGGAATAAAGTGTAACGACTCACGGAAAACATTAGTTATATTTCCGCAGTTACTTTAACAGGATTAATCACACTAGAATTAAAGTttcttaatataatttataaagcTCAATCTCATTTAATAAGAAATCGATGACCATACTCAAattgagaaacaaaaaattaccgTAAAAACGTGTCATCATATGAGCCTATAAAAAATGGAGTTGGTTGAAAGGTCTTAACGCGGGAAAATCTCTTTCTTACTCATTTGTTCACGTTCACGAgatacagaaaacaaaaattttaacaaacatcgcttcatttagttatttttatcaatttcatATGTCTTTCATTAGACATAATAAATATTACATCAAAATATCAAACAAAGTATTAGGTTATGTTTAACCTGATTTATAACTTTAATATCACCACTAATTCAACTACATGTAAGTGAACCAAagaattgaaaagaaagaaaggcaaaacCAAATGGAATCTTTCAAATCACTCACAAGCTTATCATTTCATCAGATGGTGATGAATGATTGTGCACTTGGAAACTAGAAAAAAAGTACAACATAGTACGACACCCTTGCAAACGACCTTCTTTGTGAAACAAACCTAAAGCTTTTGGTAAAACCTTAAAAACCCAACAGATACAGTGAATagaaaaaaccaacaaaagGGTTCAAAAAATGTGAATCTAAAATGCCTAAAACACAGTGGATTTTCTGGACTTGCACAGTAGTATAAATGGGTGTGGAGCCTACTGAGCCTAACCCACCATGCCTCTCGTCAGATCCGTCCTTTGGGTCCCAATTCCCTTCCAGACCAAATTCTCAGCCTCTCAGACACCGAAAATGATATACACAAAGTTTTACTTGGATTGTCACTTGCagaaagttttgttttttcaaaaacctGGTTTGAGGGTCTGAAGCCTaaagatattttctttttcttttttcttttgtgggtttCTCTCAAAAAGGTAAAAGCCAGTTTTGCATTCATTTTCAACCAAATCTTTACTCTGTCTAGCCTTTTCCTGTAAATGGGTTTTCTCTCAAGTCTACCTGCAAACGGTAAAGACACTTTTCTTCTGCTGCACATTGAGAGCAAGGGCTTTCTCACTGTCAAAACTTTCTCTGTCTGATTGAAAGGTCATGGCTTTTGGCTTAAAGCAATACAGTAGTAATATACTTCTGTTTATGTGTCTTTTGGTAATTACGTGTCCTGATAAAGCCAGTTTCTGTCGCTGCAGGTTGGTTAACTTCATTCTACTGATTGTAGCGAGCGTTCAGAGATTTTGGTTGCTCGAAAAACGAACTTTTTTTGGGCTTCTCATTCATTTCAAGGAACTGGGTGGTTTGATTTTGAAGCCTAAGGATGGAATCTACCGAGACCATGTCTGTGATTTCAAGCCAAGTAAGTGTTCAGATCTGAATTATCATGGAAGCGTCATTATATTCTGTTAAATTGAGAAGTCGGTCGTTATTTAAAGCTCCTTTGCACATTCAAGCTTCCCATTAGATCTATAATGCCCTAAAGATTATGACTTCATACTCCACCGATGGccttataggtttttttttttgtttggttcaaATCAGTAGGTGGCCCACTTTTGTTCATAGATGGATATTTTGTTCGACTTAGGCATATGGATCACAGAATAATGAGTTTGCAAGCGTTATGGCTGCGATTCTTTTGTTTCTACCCGTTATagtttttgaagttttaatTCTCTgattcttttcttcctttatttattattttggggggtgggggaggGGTGGAGTTGACCATATATTAGCACATTTAGAGGCTGCCTACTTTTGCTCATACTTGTTTCAAGCATGTAGATTttagaatttcattttttaaccaTGTTGAGAGATATACATCTTTTTCTTCCATTGTTATTGTGCAATTTTCTTACTAGGATATTGATGGAGTCCCAACTTGTAGAGTTAACCATATAGGTAAATTTTGAGGCTGCCAGTTTTTTCTCATACTTGTTTGTAACTCTATggtttaatttttcattttttcccctGTGGAGAAATATTACTTTTGTCTCCCATTCCTATTATGCAATTATTTGCTGGGATGAATATGTGAGATTCTAAACTGTTTTAAATGATAATTATGGAAAGAGTCTTCAATTTTACTAtcattttatgttctttctaCCGTTTTAGGAAGATGTGTGACTGACTAAAGGCATAATATTCTTTATTTCAGAAGGGCTCCCCATAACTAGTGCATGGACGAGATTTGATATCTTTGGATAGCAGGAAATTTTGTAAATATGGAAGCCGGGGAAGATAGCGCCAGGTTCAGCTCCTTAACAGCCATGACTTTACGGAATATGTCATCATCATCGTCAGCATTCTTTTCAGCGAATCAGTCGCCCTTCTTCTCTCCAAGATCACCAACAAGTCATTTATCCGAATCAAAACGGTCTGACATTCCATGTGACAGCATTCACTTAAGTGTTGTTCCTCCTAGTTGCATTTCAGGAAATCCGGAACCtgaatatatggaaaatgcCAGAAGTACATTGTCAGACTTGTCAACAACCCAGGCTGCCTGCAATTCTGGTGATTTCCAGAAGTTTGACCATGTATGTACCTCAACCAGCATCTCCAACAGCACCCCATCTAGTTACTGGCATGACCATGGCAACGGTTATTCTTGGGACGGAGAGAAGCAGAGAAAGCATACAAGCAGCTACCAAACATCATTTACTCCCAGTTCAGTTTCACTTTCCTATAATAGAATGAGGAGCTGTGATGTGTTCATAGGTTTGCATGGACGTAAACCTTCTTTGCTTAGGTTTGCTAATTGGCTCCGTGCAGAGCTGGAGATCCAAGGGATGAGTTGCTTTGTATCTGATAGAGCTCGATGTAGGAACTCCCGCAAACATGGAATTGTTGAGAAGGCCATGAATGTTTCTTCTTTTGGGGTTGTAATTCTGACGAGGAAGTCTTTCAAGAACCCATATACTATTGAGGAGCTGCGGTTTTTCTCAGGAAAGAAGAATTTGGTGCCGATATTCTTTGACTTGAGTCCAGACGATTGCCTTGTCCGGGACATAATTGAGAAGAGGGGAGAGCTGTGGGAAAAACTAGGCGGAGAGCTATGGGTCTTGTATGGAGGGTTGGAGAAGGAGTGGAAAGAGGCTGTCCATAGCCTCTCTCGTATTGATGAATGGAAACTAGAAGCTCAGGATGGTAACTGGAGAGATTGCATATTAAGGACTGTCACACTACTAGCGACGAGGTTAGGGAGGAGAAGTGTCGTAGAGCGATTGACTAAGTGGAGAGAAAAGGTAGAGAAAGATGAGTTCCCTTTCCCTCGAAATGAGAATTTCATTGGTCGCAAGAAAGAACTTTCTGAGCTGGAATTTATACTTTTTGGTGATGTTTCAGGTGATTCAGAAAGAGATTATTTTGAACTTAAAGCTAGACCCAGGCGAAAGAATTTGACAATTGGGTGGAGTAAGAGCAGTTTATTGGAGGACAGGCGGAGGGAACGGCAATTTGAGAGTGGCAGCCGAAAGGGAAAGGAACCAGTTGTGTGGAAGGAGTCAGAAAAAGAGATTGAGATGGAAGGTAGTGGTTTTTCTCAGAAGCAACGTCAACAAAAGTCTAAAGGTGGTGGAAGGTATGCAAggagaaaaaaatcaatgaagatTTTGTATGGGAAGGGGATTGCTTGTGTGTCAGGGGACTCGGGAATTGGCAAGACAGAGCTTCTTCTGGAATTTGCTTACAGATATCAACAGAGGTACAAGATGGTTTTATGGGTTGGTGGGGAAAGCAGGTATATCAGACAGAACTATCTGAATCTCTGGTCATTTTTGGAAGTTGATGTGGGGGTTGAAACTTGCTCAGAGAAAAGCAGAATAAAGGGCTTTGAAGAACAGGAAGAGGCAGCCATTTCTAGAGTTCGCAAAGAGCTCATGAGAAGCATACCATTTCTAGTGGTGATTGATAACTTAGAGAGTGAAAAGGATTGGTGGGATCACAAACTTGTAATGGATCTTCTTCCACGTTTTGGCGGAGAGACCCACATCATAATATCCACACGCCTTCCTCGTGTAATGAACTTGGAACCTATGAAACTCTCATACTTATCTGGCATTGAGGCAATGGCATTAATGCAGGGAAGTGTCAAAGACTACCCAATTGCAGAAATTGATGCCCTAAGAGTTATTGAGGAGAAAGTTGGAAGGTTAACCTTGGGGCTTGCTGTTACTGGTGCAATTCTGTCTGAGCTACCTATAACTCCAAGTAGGCTGTTGGACACTGTTAACAGAATGCCCATGAAGGACTTGTCGTGGAGCAGTCGGGAAACACAGTCATTGAGGAGAAATGCCTTCCTTATGCAACTCTTTGAGGTATGTTTCTCAATATTTGATCATGCTGATGGGCCTAGGAGCTTGGCAACCAGAATGGTCCAGGCAAGTGGTTGGTTTGCACCAGCTGCAATTCCAGTTTTCTTATTAGCCGTAGCTGCTCACAAGATACCCGAAAAGCATCGGGGAAAACGATTATGGAAAAATTTATTGCATTCCTTAACTTGTGGTTTAACTTCATCACACACCAAAAGATCAGGAGCAGAAGCTTCTTCCATGTTGTTGAGGTTCAATATTGCAAGAAGTAGTACAAAGCAAGGCTATATCCATTTCAATGAGCTGATCAAGCTTTATGCTCGCATAAGAGGAGAGAATGGAGCTGCACAAGCAATGGTTCAAGCTGTAATCAGTCGTGGGTCTATATCTCAGCACTCCGACCATATCTGGGCAGCATGTTTCTTGCTGTTTGGATTTGGTCATGACCCTGTAGTTGTTGAGCTCAAGGTGTCAGAGTTGCTATACCTTGTCAAAGAAGTGGTTTTGCCTCTTTCTATCCGTGCATTCATCACATTCTCTCGGTGCAGTGCTGCTCTAGAACTTCTGCGGCTATGTACCAATGCTTTGGAAGCAGCGGACCAAGCATTTGTTACCCCAGTTGAGAAATGGTTGGACAAATCACTTTGTTGGAGGCCCATCCAGACTAGTGCCCAGTTGAATCCTTGCCTTTGGCAGGAATTGGCTCTATGCAGAGCCACTATTCTAGAAACTAGGGCCAAGCTAATGGTAAGAGGGGGACAATTTGATATAGGAGATGATCTAATTAGGAAGGCTGTTTTTATTAGAACTTCAATTTGTGGTGAAGACCATCCAGATACAATATCTGCTCGTGAAACTCTGAGCAAACTGACCAGGCTCCTTGCAAATGTTCAAATTCATACTTCACCATAGATTCTATATTTCTGTAAGCAAAGTTTACTCTAGAATTATACAAAGGTCGCAAAT
This genomic interval from Corylus avellana chromosome ca3, CavTom2PMs-1.0 contains the following:
- the LOC132175915 gene encoding uncharacterized protein LOC132175915; the protein is MEAGEDSARFSSLTAMTLRNMSSSSSAFFSANQSPFFSPRSPTSHLSESKRSDIPCDSIHLSVVPPSCISGNPEPEYMENARSTLSDLSTTQAACNSGDFQKFDHVCTSTSISNSTPSSYWHDHGNGYSWDGEKQRKHTSSYQTSFTPSSVSLSYNRMRSCDVFIGLHGRKPSLLRFANWLRAELEIQGMSCFVSDRARCRNSRKHGIVEKAMNVSSFGVVILTRKSFKNPYTIEELRFFSGKKNLVPIFFDLSPDDCLVRDIIEKRGELWEKLGGELWVLYGGLEKEWKEAVHSLSRIDEWKLEAQDGNWRDCILRTVTLLATRLGRRSVVERLTKWREKVEKDEFPFPRNENFIGRKKELSELEFILFGDVSGDSERDYFELKARPRRKNLTIGWSKSSLLEDRRRERQFESGSRKGKEPVVWKESEKEIEMEGSGFSQKQRQQKSKGGGRYARRKKSMKILYGKGIACVSGDSGIGKTELLLEFAYRYQQRYKMVLWVGGESRYIRQNYLNLWSFLEVDVGVETCSEKSRIKGFEEQEEAAISRVRKELMRSIPFLVVIDNLESEKDWWDHKLVMDLLPRFGGETHIIISTRLPRVMNLEPMKLSYLSGIEAMALMQGSVKDYPIAEIDALRVIEEKVGRLTLGLAVTGAILSELPITPSRLLDTVNRMPMKDLSWSSRETQSLRRNAFLMQLFEVCFSIFDHADGPRSLATRMVQASGWFAPAAIPVFLLAVAAHKIPEKHRGKRLWKNLLHSLTCGLTSSHTKRSGAEASSMLLRFNIARSSTKQGYIHFNELIKLYARIRGENGAAQAMVQAVISRGSISQHSDHIWAACFLLFGFGHDPVVVELKVSELLYLVKEVVLPLSIRAFITFSRCSAALELLRLCTNALEAADQAFVTPVEKWLDKSLCWRPIQTSAQLNPCLWQELALCRATILETRAKLMVRGGQFDIGDDLIRKAVFIRTSICGEDHPDTISARETLSKLTRLLANVQIHTSP